One Oryza brachyantha chromosome 3, ObraRS2, whole genome shotgun sequence DNA segment encodes these proteins:
- the LOC102709345 gene encoding serine/threonine-protein kinase OSR1-like isoform X4 has product MVRSGSVRRSSSAAAAPAFTASPGDYRLLEEVGYGAHAVVYRAVFLPSSRIIAVKCLDLDRVNSNLDDIRKEAQTMSLIDHPNVIRAYCSFVVDHNLWVIMPFMAEGSCLHLMKVAYPDGFEEPVICSILKETLKALEYLHRQGHIHRDVKAGNILMDSPGIVKLGDFGVSACMFDRGDRQRSRNTFVGTPCWMAPEVLQPGAGYNFKADIWSFGITALELAHGHAPFSKYPPMKVLLMTLQNAPPGLDYDRDKKFSKSFKEMVAMCLVKDQTKRPTAEKLLKHSFFKSAKLPELSVKNILTDLPPLWDRVKALKLKDAAQLALKKMPSSEQEALSMSEYQRGVSAWNFDIEDLKAQASLILDDDPPEIKEDVDSDRVNEVVKEPSSGNHFGQPTILNGNFSEQTCVTAVSLVGNTHEADRGLVSEPGNADSEKKVDGYKKQGSENESLPSTSKHDSEGQNISSGEDQQKQRTYSGPISCSGIHNRSATESSRISDREAAALLISDKKKSGTKRTTNLSGPLALPTRASANSLSAPIRSSGGYVGSLGDKPKRSVVEIKGRFSVTSENVDLAKVQEVPTSGISRKLQEGSALRKSASVGHWPVDAKPTSNSLHRKELCNGSVSASILIPHLRNLVQQTTFQQDLITNLLSSLQQNEKTDATQYRLGTVGSDTGVKTSISEGERSLLVKIFELQSRMISLTDELITTKLKHVQLQEELKTLYCQEEIIDTREEDNA; this is encoded by the exons ATGGTGAGGAGCGGGAGCGTGCGGCGGTCGTcgtccgcggccgcggcgccggccttCACCGCGTCGCCCGGGGACTACCGGCTTCTGGAGGAGGTTGGCTACGGCGCGCACGCCGTCGTGTACCGGGCGGTGTTCCTGCCCTCCAGCCGGATCATCGCCGTGAAGTGCCTGGATCTCGATCGTGTTAACAGTAACCTC GATGATATAAGAAAAGAGGCTCAAACAATGAGCTTGATAGATCACCCTAATGTCATCAGGGCTTACTGCTCATTTGTTGTGGATCATAACCTTTGGGTGATCATGCCATTCATGGCAGAGGGTTCATGTTTACACCTGATGAAGGTTGCATATCCTGATGGTTTTGAGGAGCCTGTTATCTGCTCTATCCTAAAAGAAACACTTAAGGCTCTAGAGTATCTCCATCGACAAGGACATATCCATAGGGATGTCAAG GCGGGTAATATCCTTATGGATAGTCCTGGTATAGTGAAGCTTGGGGACTTTGGTGTCTCTGCTTGTATGTTTGACAGAGGCGATAGGCAAAGATCGAGGAATACATTTGTGGGAACACCATGCTG GATGGCTCCAGAAGTTCTCCAGCCTGGAGCAGGTTATAATTTCAA AGCTGATATATGGTCTTTTGGAATAACTGCACTGGAGCTAGCACATGGCCATGCTCCCTTCTCGAAGTATCCTCCCATGAAG GTTCTTCTCATGACCCTTCAAAATGCACCACCAGGCCTCGACTATGACCGTgataaaaaattctcaaaG TCTTTCAAGGAAATGGTTGCAATGTGCTTAGTCAAAGATCAAACAAAGAGGCCAACAGCTGAAAAGTTACTAAAGCATTCATTTTTCAAGAGCGCAAAACTTCCAGAGCTGTCTGTGAAGAATATTTTAACTGACTTGCCCCCTCTATGGGACCGTGTAAAAGCACTCAAG CTAAAAGATGCAGCACAATTGGCTTTGAAGAAAATGCCTTCTTCTGAACAGGAGGCTCTTTCTATG AGTGAGTACCAACGAGGCGTCAGCGCATGGAACTTCGATATTGAGGATCTAAAGGCTCAAGCATCGTTg ATTCTTGATGATGATCCACCCGAAATAAAGGAAGATGTTGACAGTGATAGAGTAAACGAAGTGGTTAAG GAGCCATCTTCTGGCAATCATTTTGGACAACCAACAATTTTGAATGGAAACTTCAG TGAACAAACTTGTGTCACTGCAGTAAGTCTAGTTGGGAATACGCATGAGGCAGACAGAGGATTGGTTTCTGAACCTGGCAATGCTGATAGTGAAAAGAAGGTTGATGGGTATAAAAAACAAGGGTCAGAAAACGAATCATTACCCTCTACATCAAAACATGATTCTGAAGGACAAAACATCAGTAGTGGTGAAgatcaacaaaaacaaaggaCTTATTCTGGTCCAATTTCGTGTTCTGGTATACATAATAGATCAGCAACGGAAAGTAGTCGCATTTCTGATAG GGAGGCAGCAGCTCTGTTAatatctgataaaaaaaagagtggtACGAAAAGAACTACAAATCTCAGTGGTCCTCTTGCACTCCCTACTCGTGCTTCTGCAAATAGTCTGTCTGCTCCTATTCGGTCTTCCGGAG GCTATGTGGGCTCCTTGGGAGATAAGCCTAAACGTAGTGTAGTGGAGATAAAAGGACGCTTTTCAGTGACATCTGAGAATGTGGATCTTGCAAAG GTTCAGGAAGTTCCAACAAGTGGCATTTCACGCAAATTACAGGAG GGTTCTGCACTGAGAAAATCAGCCAGCGTCGGTCATTGGCCAGTGGATGCTAAGCCAACA TCAAATAGTCTTCACCGGAAGGAACTCTGCAATGGTTCAGTGTCTGCATCCATTCTGATTCCCCATCTTCGGAATCTTGTACAGCAGACCACATTTCAGCAA GATCTCATTACAAACCTACTAAGTAGCTTgcaacaaaatgaaaaaactgATG CAACCCAGTATAGACTTGGTACTGTGGGCAGTGATACGGGG GTCAAAACGTCTATTTCTGAGGGAGAACGGTCATTGCTtgtcaaaatatttgaattgcaatCTAG AATGATTTCTTTAACTGATGAATTGATCACAACAAAACTGAAGCACGTCCAG CTACAAGAAGAGTTAAAAACACTGTACTGTCAAGAAGAAATCATCGACACCAGGGAGGAGGACAATGCATGA
- the LOC102709999 gene encoding AAA-ATPase At2g46620, with protein sequence MAQDRIRFGATFHRLLPTIFDLCKRRRPTPPLKSATPLVSPRSSSRRARHDTGASRESATARGAMLMGVAVAYAAMAVVALRLALSHKSALYAVRRLWRWADEWAQAYQYHEVPRFACDGAENPLFRKAAQYVAALPSLEDADAASVLSSSSRTNGGFSLQLGPGHTARDAFLGARLAWTNREEDGREVLVLRVRRHDRTRVLRPYLQHVESVADEMELRRRELRLFANTGVDGSTGTPRWASAPFTHPATLDTVAMDPDLKARVRADLENFLKGRAYYHRLGRVWRRSYLLYGLPGTGKSTFAAAMARLLGYDIYDIDLSRAGSDDLRALLLHTTPRSLILVEDLDRFLQGGGDAEARAARVLSFMDGVASCCGEERVMVFTMRGGKEGVDAAVVRPGRLDVHIQFTLCDFEAFKALASNYLGLKDHKLYPQVEESFHSGARLSPAELGEIMLANRSSPSRALRNVITKLQHVSGAAAPPRPPHRRNTSWSGAGGPWDEQSARTSADTADAGEEAVTAPAACGVFAKDAPMREFKKLYGLIKIRSRKEAAGFMPLQDGETPAPANGRGSELDKER encoded by the coding sequence ATGGCGCAAGACAGAATCAGATTTGGCGCCACTTTTCATCGCCTCCTCCCCACCATCTTTGACCTGTGCAAACGCCGTCGCCCAACTCCACCTCTTAAAAGCGCAACCCCTCTCGTCTCGCCGAGATCGAGCTCGCGGCGCGCTCGACACGACACCGGAGCAAGCAGAGAGAGCGCGACTGCACGCGGCGCCATGCTGatgggcgtcgccgtcgcctacgccgccatggccgtggTGGCGCTGCGACTGGCGCTGTCGCACAAGTCGGCGCTGTACGCGGTGCGCCGCCTGTGGCGGTGGGCCGACGAGTGGGCGCAGGCGTACCAGTACCACGAGGTGCCACGCTTCGCGTGCGACGGCGCCGAGAACCCGTTGTTCCGCAAGGCCGCGCAGTACGTGGCGGCGCTGCCGTCGCTCgaggacgccgacgccgcctccgtgCTGTCGTCGTCATCGAGGACCAACGGCGGGTTCTCGCTGCAGCTCGGCCCCGGGCACACCGCGCGGGACGCCTTCCTCGGCGCGCGCCTCGCGTGGACCAACCGGGAGGAGGACGGCCGCGAGGTGCTCGTGCTGCGCGTGCGCCGGCATGACCGGACGCGCGTGCTGCGGCCGTACCTGCAGCACGTCGAGTCCGTCGCCGACGAGATGGAGCTCCGGCGACGCGAGCTGCGCCTGTTCGCTAACACCGGCGTGGATGGGAGCACCGGGACGCCCAGGTGGGCATCGGCACCGTTCACCCACCCGGCGACGCTTGACACGGTGGCCATGGACCCCGACCTCAAGGCTCGCGTCCGCGCCGACCTGGAGAACTTCCTCAAAGGCCGCGCCTACTACCACCGTCTCGGGCGAGTGTGGCGCCGGAGCTATCTCCTCTACGGCCTACCTGGCACCGGCAAGTCGACCTTCGCGGCGGCTATGGCGCGGTTATTGGGCTACGACATCTACGACATCGACCTCTCCCGCGCCGGCAGCGACGACCTCCGCGCGCTGCTCCTGCACACCACACCGCGGTCACTCATCCTCGTGGAGGACCTTGACCGGTTCCTGCAGGGCGGCGGGGATGCGGAGGCGAGGGCCGCGAGGGTGCTGAGCTTCATGGACGGCGTGGCGTCGTGCTGCGGCGAGGAGCGGGTGATGGTGTTCACGATGCGCGGCGGCAAGGAGGGCGTcgacgcggcggtggtgcGGCCGGGGAGGCTGGACGTGCACATCCAGTTCACGCTCTGCGACTTCGAGGCGTTCAAGGCGCTGGCCAGCAACTACCTCGGCCTCAAGGACCACAAGCTGTACCCGCAGGTGGAGGAGAGCTTCCACTCCGGCGCGCGCCTCAGCCCCGCCGAGCTCGGCGAGATCATGCTCGCCAACCGCTcgtcgccgagccgcgcgctgCGCAACGTCATCACCAAGCTCCAGCACGTgtccggggcggcggcgccaccgcggccACCGCACAGGCGGAATACGAGCTGGTCCGGTGCGGGCGGGCCGTGGGATGAGCAGTCCGCGCGCACCAGCGCAGACACGGcagacgccggcgaggaggcggtcacggcaccggcggcgtgCGGGGTGTTCGCGAAGGACGCGCCGATGAGGGAATTCAAGAAGCTGTACGGGCTGATCAAGATCAGGAGCCGGAAGGAGGCCGCCGGCTTCATGCCCCTGCAAGACGGCgagacgccggcgccggcgaacggCCGGGGCAGCGAGCTCGACAAGGAGCgatga
- the LOC102709345 gene encoding serine/threonine-protein kinase OSR1-like isoform X3, with product MVRSGSVRRSSSAAAAPAFTASPGDYRLLEEVGYGAHAVVYRAVFLPSSRIIAVKCLDLDRVNSNLDDIRKEAQTMSLIDHPNVIRAYCSFVVDHNLWVIMPFMAEGSCLHLMKVAYPDGFEEPVICSILKETLKALEYLHRQGHIHRDVKAGNILMDSPGIVKLGDFGVSACMFDRGDRQRSRNTFVGTPCWMAPEVLQPGAGYNFKADIWSFGITALELAHGHAPFSKYPPMKVLLMTLQNAPPGLDYDRDKKFSKSFKEMVAMCLVKDQTKRPTAEKLLKHSFFKSAKLPELSVKNILTDLPPLWDRVKALKLKDAAQLALKKMPSSEQEALSMSEYQRGVSAWNFDIEDLKAQASLILDDDPPEIKEDVDSDRVNEVVKEPSSGNHFGQPTILNGNFSEQTCVTAVSLVGNTHEADRGLVSEPGNADSEKKVDGYKKQGSENESLPSTSKHDSEGQNISSGEDQQKQRTYSGPISCSGIHNRSATESSRISDSREAAALLISDKKKSGTKRTTNLSGPLALPTRASANSLSAPIRSSGGYVGSLGDKPKRSVVEIKGRFSVTSENVDLAKVQEVPTSGISRKLQEGSALRKSASVGHWPVDAKPTSNSLHRKELCNGSVSASILIPHLRNLVQQTTFQQDLITNLLSSLQQNEKTDATQYRLGTVGSDTGVKTSISEGERSLLVKIFELQSRMISLTDELITTKLKHVQLQEELKTLYCQEEIIDTREEDNA from the exons ATGGTGAGGAGCGGGAGCGTGCGGCGGTCGTcgtccgcggccgcggcgccggccttCACCGCGTCGCCCGGGGACTACCGGCTTCTGGAGGAGGTTGGCTACGGCGCGCACGCCGTCGTGTACCGGGCGGTGTTCCTGCCCTCCAGCCGGATCATCGCCGTGAAGTGCCTGGATCTCGATCGTGTTAACAGTAACCTC GATGATATAAGAAAAGAGGCTCAAACAATGAGCTTGATAGATCACCCTAATGTCATCAGGGCTTACTGCTCATTTGTTGTGGATCATAACCTTTGGGTGATCATGCCATTCATGGCAGAGGGTTCATGTTTACACCTGATGAAGGTTGCATATCCTGATGGTTTTGAGGAGCCTGTTATCTGCTCTATCCTAAAAGAAACACTTAAGGCTCTAGAGTATCTCCATCGACAAGGACATATCCATAGGGATGTCAAG GCGGGTAATATCCTTATGGATAGTCCTGGTATAGTGAAGCTTGGGGACTTTGGTGTCTCTGCTTGTATGTTTGACAGAGGCGATAGGCAAAGATCGAGGAATACATTTGTGGGAACACCATGCTG GATGGCTCCAGAAGTTCTCCAGCCTGGAGCAGGTTATAATTTCAA AGCTGATATATGGTCTTTTGGAATAACTGCACTGGAGCTAGCACATGGCCATGCTCCCTTCTCGAAGTATCCTCCCATGAAG GTTCTTCTCATGACCCTTCAAAATGCACCACCAGGCCTCGACTATGACCGTgataaaaaattctcaaaG TCTTTCAAGGAAATGGTTGCAATGTGCTTAGTCAAAGATCAAACAAAGAGGCCAACAGCTGAAAAGTTACTAAAGCATTCATTTTTCAAGAGCGCAAAACTTCCAGAGCTGTCTGTGAAGAATATTTTAACTGACTTGCCCCCTCTATGGGACCGTGTAAAAGCACTCAAG CTAAAAGATGCAGCACAATTGGCTTTGAAGAAAATGCCTTCTTCTGAACAGGAGGCTCTTTCTATG AGTGAGTACCAACGAGGCGTCAGCGCATGGAACTTCGATATTGAGGATCTAAAGGCTCAAGCATCGTTg ATTCTTGATGATGATCCACCCGAAATAAAGGAAGATGTTGACAGTGATAGAGTAAACGAAGTGGTTAAG GAGCCATCTTCTGGCAATCATTTTGGACAACCAACAATTTTGAATGGAAACTTCAG TGAACAAACTTGTGTCACTGCAGTAAGTCTAGTTGGGAATACGCATGAGGCAGACAGAGGATTGGTTTCTGAACCTGGCAATGCTGATAGTGAAAAGAAGGTTGATGGGTATAAAAAACAAGGGTCAGAAAACGAATCATTACCCTCTACATCAAAACATGATTCTGAAGGACAAAACATCAGTAGTGGTGAAgatcaacaaaaacaaaggaCTTATTCTGGTCCAATTTCGTGTTCTGGTATACATAATAGATCAGCAACGGAAAGTAGTCGCATTTCTGATAG CAGGGAGGCAGCAGCTCTGTTAatatctgataaaaaaaagagtggtACGAAAAGAACTACAAATCTCAGTGGTCCTCTTGCACTCCCTACTCGTGCTTCTGCAAATAGTCTGTCTGCTCCTATTCGGTCTTCCGGAG GCTATGTGGGCTCCTTGGGAGATAAGCCTAAACGTAGTGTAGTGGAGATAAAAGGACGCTTTTCAGTGACATCTGAGAATGTGGATCTTGCAAAG GTTCAGGAAGTTCCAACAAGTGGCATTTCACGCAAATTACAGGAG GGTTCTGCACTGAGAAAATCAGCCAGCGTCGGTCATTGGCCAGTGGATGCTAAGCCAACA TCAAATAGTCTTCACCGGAAGGAACTCTGCAATGGTTCAGTGTCTGCATCCATTCTGATTCCCCATCTTCGGAATCTTGTACAGCAGACCACATTTCAGCAA GATCTCATTACAAACCTACTAAGTAGCTTgcaacaaaatgaaaaaactgATG CAACCCAGTATAGACTTGGTACTGTGGGCAGTGATACGGGG GTCAAAACGTCTATTTCTGAGGGAGAACGGTCATTGCTtgtcaaaatatttgaattgcaatCTAG AATGATTTCTTTAACTGATGAATTGATCACAACAAAACTGAAGCACGTCCAG CTACAAGAAGAGTTAAAAACACTGTACTGTCAAGAAGAAATCATCGACACCAGGGAGGAGGACAATGCATGA
- the LOC102709345 gene encoding serine/threonine-protein kinase OSR1-like isoform X1: MVRSGSVRRSSSAAAAPAFTASPGDYRLLEEVGYGAHAVVYRAVFLPSSRIIAVKCLDLDRVNSNLDDIRKEAQTMSLIDHPNVIRAYCSFVVDHNLWVIMPFMAEGSCLHLMKVAYPDGFEEPVICSILKETLKALEYLHRQGHIHRDVKAGNILMDSPGIVKLGDFGVSACMFDRGDRQRSRNTFVGTPCWMAPEVLQPGAGYNFKADIWSFGITALELAHGHAPFSKYPPMKVLLMTLQNAPPGLDYDRDKKFSKSFKEMVAMCLVKDQTKRPTAEKLLKHSFFKSAKLPELSVKNILTDLPPLWDRVKALKLKDAAQLALKKMPSSEQEALSMSEYQRGVSAWNFDIEDLKAQASLILDDDPPEIKEDVDSDRVNEVVKEPSSGNHFGQPTILNGNFSEQTCVTAVSLVGNTHEADRGLVSEPGNADSEKKVDGYKKQGSENESLPSTSKHDSEGQNISSGEDQQKQRTYSGPISCSGIHNRSATESSRISDSREAAALLISDKKKSGTKRTTNLSGPLALPTRASANSLSAPIRSSGGYVGSLGDKPKRSVVEIKGRFSVTSENVDLAKVQEVPTSGISRKLQEGSALRKSASVGHWPVDAKPTSNSLHRKELCNGSVSASILIPHLRNLVQQTTFQQDLITNLLSSLQQNEKTDATQYRLGTVGSDTGVKTSISEGERSLLVKIFELQSRMISLTDELITTKLKHVQVGQRQADQIVLRNQRWIYKLSTMTWRPVNWARRPKGKKKNLR, encoded by the exons ATGGTGAGGAGCGGGAGCGTGCGGCGGTCGTcgtccgcggccgcggcgccggccttCACCGCGTCGCCCGGGGACTACCGGCTTCTGGAGGAGGTTGGCTACGGCGCGCACGCCGTCGTGTACCGGGCGGTGTTCCTGCCCTCCAGCCGGATCATCGCCGTGAAGTGCCTGGATCTCGATCGTGTTAACAGTAACCTC GATGATATAAGAAAAGAGGCTCAAACAATGAGCTTGATAGATCACCCTAATGTCATCAGGGCTTACTGCTCATTTGTTGTGGATCATAACCTTTGGGTGATCATGCCATTCATGGCAGAGGGTTCATGTTTACACCTGATGAAGGTTGCATATCCTGATGGTTTTGAGGAGCCTGTTATCTGCTCTATCCTAAAAGAAACACTTAAGGCTCTAGAGTATCTCCATCGACAAGGACATATCCATAGGGATGTCAAG GCGGGTAATATCCTTATGGATAGTCCTGGTATAGTGAAGCTTGGGGACTTTGGTGTCTCTGCTTGTATGTTTGACAGAGGCGATAGGCAAAGATCGAGGAATACATTTGTGGGAACACCATGCTG GATGGCTCCAGAAGTTCTCCAGCCTGGAGCAGGTTATAATTTCAA AGCTGATATATGGTCTTTTGGAATAACTGCACTGGAGCTAGCACATGGCCATGCTCCCTTCTCGAAGTATCCTCCCATGAAG GTTCTTCTCATGACCCTTCAAAATGCACCACCAGGCCTCGACTATGACCGTgataaaaaattctcaaaG TCTTTCAAGGAAATGGTTGCAATGTGCTTAGTCAAAGATCAAACAAAGAGGCCAACAGCTGAAAAGTTACTAAAGCATTCATTTTTCAAGAGCGCAAAACTTCCAGAGCTGTCTGTGAAGAATATTTTAACTGACTTGCCCCCTCTATGGGACCGTGTAAAAGCACTCAAG CTAAAAGATGCAGCACAATTGGCTTTGAAGAAAATGCCTTCTTCTGAACAGGAGGCTCTTTCTATG AGTGAGTACCAACGAGGCGTCAGCGCATGGAACTTCGATATTGAGGATCTAAAGGCTCAAGCATCGTTg ATTCTTGATGATGATCCACCCGAAATAAAGGAAGATGTTGACAGTGATAGAGTAAACGAAGTGGTTAAG GAGCCATCTTCTGGCAATCATTTTGGACAACCAACAATTTTGAATGGAAACTTCAG TGAACAAACTTGTGTCACTGCAGTAAGTCTAGTTGGGAATACGCATGAGGCAGACAGAGGATTGGTTTCTGAACCTGGCAATGCTGATAGTGAAAAGAAGGTTGATGGGTATAAAAAACAAGGGTCAGAAAACGAATCATTACCCTCTACATCAAAACATGATTCTGAAGGACAAAACATCAGTAGTGGTGAAgatcaacaaaaacaaaggaCTTATTCTGGTCCAATTTCGTGTTCTGGTATACATAATAGATCAGCAACGGAAAGTAGTCGCATTTCTGATAG CAGGGAGGCAGCAGCTCTGTTAatatctgataaaaaaaagagtggtACGAAAAGAACTACAAATCTCAGTGGTCCTCTTGCACTCCCTACTCGTGCTTCTGCAAATAGTCTGTCTGCTCCTATTCGGTCTTCCGGAG GCTATGTGGGCTCCTTGGGAGATAAGCCTAAACGTAGTGTAGTGGAGATAAAAGGACGCTTTTCAGTGACATCTGAGAATGTGGATCTTGCAAAG GTTCAGGAAGTTCCAACAAGTGGCATTTCACGCAAATTACAGGAG GGTTCTGCACTGAGAAAATCAGCCAGCGTCGGTCATTGGCCAGTGGATGCTAAGCCAACA TCAAATAGTCTTCACCGGAAGGAACTCTGCAATGGTTCAGTGTCTGCATCCATTCTGATTCCCCATCTTCGGAATCTTGTACAGCAGACCACATTTCAGCAA GATCTCATTACAAACCTACTAAGTAGCTTgcaacaaaatgaaaaaactgATG CAACCCAGTATAGACTTGGTACTGTGGGCAGTGATACGGGG GTCAAAACGTCTATTTCTGAGGGAGAACGGTCATTGCTtgtcaaaatatttgaattgcaatCTAG AATGATTTCTTTAACTGATGAATTGATCACAACAAAACTGAAGCACGTCCAG GTCGGCCAAAGACAGGCAGACCAGATTGTATTAAGAAATCAGAGATGGATATACAAGTTGTCAACAATGACATGGAGGCCTGTCAACTGGGCTCGACgcccaaaaggaaaaaaaaaaaacttgcgcTAG
- the LOC102709345 gene encoding serine/threonine-protein kinase OSR1-like isoform X2, whose product MVRSGSVRRSSSAAAAPAFTASPGDYRLLEEVGYGAHAVVYRAVFLPSSRIIAVKCLDLDRVNSNLDDIRKEAQTMSLIDHPNVIRAYCSFVVDHNLWVIMPFMAEGSCLHLMKVAYPDGFEEPVICSILKETLKALEYLHRQGHIHRDVKAGNILMDSPGIVKLGDFGVSACMFDRGDRQRSRNTFVGTPCWMAPEVLQPGAGYNFKADIWSFGITALELAHGHAPFSKYPPMKVLLMTLQNAPPGLDYDRDKKFSKSFKEMVAMCLVKDQTKRPTAEKLLKHSFFKSAKLPELSVKNILTDLPPLWDRVKALKLKDAAQLALKKMPSSEQEALSMSEYQRGVSAWNFDIEDLKAQASLILDDDPPEIKEDVDSDRVNEVVKEPSSGNHFGQPTILNGNFSEQTCVTAVSLVGNTHEADRGLVSEPGNADSEKKVDGYKKQGSENESLPSTSKHDSEGQNISSGEDQQKQRTYSGPISCSGIHNRSATESSRISDREAAALLISDKKKSGTKRTTNLSGPLALPTRASANSLSAPIRSSGGYVGSLGDKPKRSVVEIKGRFSVTSENVDLAKVQEVPTSGISRKLQEGSALRKSASVGHWPVDAKPTSNSLHRKELCNGSVSASILIPHLRNLVQQTTFQQDLITNLLSSLQQNEKTDATQYRLGTVGSDTGVKTSISEGERSLLVKIFELQSRMISLTDELITTKLKHVQVGQRQADQIVLRNQRWIYKLSTMTWRPVNWARRPKGKKKNLR is encoded by the exons ATGGTGAGGAGCGGGAGCGTGCGGCGGTCGTcgtccgcggccgcggcgccggccttCACCGCGTCGCCCGGGGACTACCGGCTTCTGGAGGAGGTTGGCTACGGCGCGCACGCCGTCGTGTACCGGGCGGTGTTCCTGCCCTCCAGCCGGATCATCGCCGTGAAGTGCCTGGATCTCGATCGTGTTAACAGTAACCTC GATGATATAAGAAAAGAGGCTCAAACAATGAGCTTGATAGATCACCCTAATGTCATCAGGGCTTACTGCTCATTTGTTGTGGATCATAACCTTTGGGTGATCATGCCATTCATGGCAGAGGGTTCATGTTTACACCTGATGAAGGTTGCATATCCTGATGGTTTTGAGGAGCCTGTTATCTGCTCTATCCTAAAAGAAACACTTAAGGCTCTAGAGTATCTCCATCGACAAGGACATATCCATAGGGATGTCAAG GCGGGTAATATCCTTATGGATAGTCCTGGTATAGTGAAGCTTGGGGACTTTGGTGTCTCTGCTTGTATGTTTGACAGAGGCGATAGGCAAAGATCGAGGAATACATTTGTGGGAACACCATGCTG GATGGCTCCAGAAGTTCTCCAGCCTGGAGCAGGTTATAATTTCAA AGCTGATATATGGTCTTTTGGAATAACTGCACTGGAGCTAGCACATGGCCATGCTCCCTTCTCGAAGTATCCTCCCATGAAG GTTCTTCTCATGACCCTTCAAAATGCACCACCAGGCCTCGACTATGACCGTgataaaaaattctcaaaG TCTTTCAAGGAAATGGTTGCAATGTGCTTAGTCAAAGATCAAACAAAGAGGCCAACAGCTGAAAAGTTACTAAAGCATTCATTTTTCAAGAGCGCAAAACTTCCAGAGCTGTCTGTGAAGAATATTTTAACTGACTTGCCCCCTCTATGGGACCGTGTAAAAGCACTCAAG CTAAAAGATGCAGCACAATTGGCTTTGAAGAAAATGCCTTCTTCTGAACAGGAGGCTCTTTCTATG AGTGAGTACCAACGAGGCGTCAGCGCATGGAACTTCGATATTGAGGATCTAAAGGCTCAAGCATCGTTg ATTCTTGATGATGATCCACCCGAAATAAAGGAAGATGTTGACAGTGATAGAGTAAACGAAGTGGTTAAG GAGCCATCTTCTGGCAATCATTTTGGACAACCAACAATTTTGAATGGAAACTTCAG TGAACAAACTTGTGTCACTGCAGTAAGTCTAGTTGGGAATACGCATGAGGCAGACAGAGGATTGGTTTCTGAACCTGGCAATGCTGATAGTGAAAAGAAGGTTGATGGGTATAAAAAACAAGGGTCAGAAAACGAATCATTACCCTCTACATCAAAACATGATTCTGAAGGACAAAACATCAGTAGTGGTGAAgatcaacaaaaacaaaggaCTTATTCTGGTCCAATTTCGTGTTCTGGTATACATAATAGATCAGCAACGGAAAGTAGTCGCATTTCTGATAG GGAGGCAGCAGCTCTGTTAatatctgataaaaaaaagagtggtACGAAAAGAACTACAAATCTCAGTGGTCCTCTTGCACTCCCTACTCGTGCTTCTGCAAATAGTCTGTCTGCTCCTATTCGGTCTTCCGGAG GCTATGTGGGCTCCTTGGGAGATAAGCCTAAACGTAGTGTAGTGGAGATAAAAGGACGCTTTTCAGTGACATCTGAGAATGTGGATCTTGCAAAG GTTCAGGAAGTTCCAACAAGTGGCATTTCACGCAAATTACAGGAG GGTTCTGCACTGAGAAAATCAGCCAGCGTCGGTCATTGGCCAGTGGATGCTAAGCCAACA TCAAATAGTCTTCACCGGAAGGAACTCTGCAATGGTTCAGTGTCTGCATCCATTCTGATTCCCCATCTTCGGAATCTTGTACAGCAGACCACATTTCAGCAA GATCTCATTACAAACCTACTAAGTAGCTTgcaacaaaatgaaaaaactgATG CAACCCAGTATAGACTTGGTACTGTGGGCAGTGATACGGGG GTCAAAACGTCTATTTCTGAGGGAGAACGGTCATTGCTtgtcaaaatatttgaattgcaatCTAG AATGATTTCTTTAACTGATGAATTGATCACAACAAAACTGAAGCACGTCCAG GTCGGCCAAAGACAGGCAGACCAGATTGTATTAAGAAATCAGAGATGGATATACAAGTTGTCAACAATGACATGGAGGCCTGTCAACTGGGCTCGACgcccaaaaggaaaaaaaaaaaacttgcgcTAG